From a region of the Sminthopsis crassicaudata isolate SCR6 chromosome 6, ASM4859323v1, whole genome shotgun sequence genome:
- the PTH gene encoding parathyroid hormone, translating to MVSAKDIARAIMVLYVIGFLTNADGKSIMKRAVTEVQLMHDWAEYLNRETRLEWLRKKLAEILPPNTIHHGAPRALVAPAEVRLRKRADTSLIANQDHQLAPGEKTLGKADKADVDILSKVNP from the exons ATGGTTTCTGCAAAAGATATAGCAAGAGCCATCATGGTCTTGTATGTAATTGGCTTCCTTACAAATGCTGATGGAAAATCAATTAT GAAAAGGGCTGTGACTGAAGTACAACTGATGCATGATTGGGCTGAGTACCTGAACAGGGAAACCAGGTTGGAATGGCTGAGAAAGAAGCTTGCGGAGATACTGCCCCCCAATACCATCCACCATGGGGCCCCTAGGGCCCTCGTGGCCCCTGCAGAGGTCCGGCTCCGAAAGAGAGCAGACACCAGTCTAATTGCAAATCAGGATCACCAGCTAGCTCCAGGAGAGAAGACACTTGGGAAGGCTGACAAGGCTGATGTGGACATCCTGTCCAAAGTCAATCCTTAG